DNA sequence from the candidate division KSB1 bacterium genome:
TTGCCTTCCGCTCCCAGGGCGGCATGAGCTGTGGAAAGACCTCGATGAGCGGAAATCCGTAGATCTGGTTCGTGCGCATCTGGCCGGTGACGATGTCGTACAGGTCAGGCTGAATCTTGATGTTCACCGGCAGCCCCTCGCAGCGGGCGATGACGTCCACCGTCTTGCGCCGTGAGTTCCCCTCCAGCGCGATGATGACTTCCTCGATTTGCTCCCTGAGCACCACTTCGCCCAAATCGCGCAGGCCGCCCAGTACCGGGCACCCACGATGCTGGCCTTTCCCCTCCTTTACCGAAGCGTCGATGAATCCCACCACGCGGTGGCCCAGGGCCGGATAGCGGAGGAGATCGTCGAATAACCTGCGCGCCTTGTCGTTCCACCCAATGATGAGCGTCCGACGCACGCCGATCCCCGCCTCCAGCAGCTTGCGCTGGATGGTGCGTAACAGCACGCGCCCACCACCCACTGCCGCCGCCATGAGGCCCCAGTAGCTGACACTCATCATCCTGCTGAGCGACGGGGGCCGCGACAGGTCACGCTCCCAGTCAGTGGTGGCCAAAAGCAGGAGAACCATGCCGAAGGTCACTGCCTTGAGCACGGTGATGAGTTCGTCCATGCGCGACTGCGCGTACCAGGGCCGGTACAGGCCCGAGAGGAAGAACACCACCACCCAGAATGTAGTCAGAATTGCGGCAAAGACCAGCTGGTTCCCGACCTGCGTCTCGGCAAAGAAGCCCATTCCTTTGCGCAGCCAGCACCACGCCAGGAACACACCCATGGACGCTATGCAGTCCGAAAGGAGAAGCAGTATTCTTTGCACCGTCTTGGGCACGGCTTCTTCTCAAGCTCCCCCGTTTACGACCGACGCCGGCAGCCTATCGCTCTACGCGCGTCCACGCCGAGGGCTGCCTGCCAAACAAGAACTTGCAAAACCCCACCAACAGTCCCATGTGAATCGCCACGAAGTAGTAGGCGTACGTCACCACCCCCAGGCGGACACCCACCAGACTCAAGAGCCAGCCTAAGATGACCAACAAGTAGAACAGGCTCTGCAGGAGAAAAAAGTAGTTGAAAAAGGGTGTACCCAGCGCCCAGAGATTGGCCGCGAGCAAGAAGACCAGCATGAACGGAACCAGCCACCGGAGGAGCTTGTGCGACCACAGGCCAAAGGCCACGTACCCACGCCGGGGATGCAACAGGCCCCGAATTTCGGGCAAGACATTGAAATTGGCTGCACCGATCCTCACCTTGCGCAGAAACTCAC
Encoded proteins:
- a CDS encoding undecaprenyl-phosphate glucose phosphotransferase; protein product: MPKTVQRILLLLSDCIASMGVFLAWCWLRKGMGFFAETQVGNQLVFAAILTTFWVVVFFLSGLYRPWYAQSRMDELITVLKAVTFGMVLLLLATTDWERDLSRPPSLSRMMSVSYWGLMAAAVGGGRVLLRTIQRKLLEAGIGVRRTLIIGWNDKARRLFDDLLRYPALGHRVVGFIDASVKEGKGQHRGCPVLGGLRDLGEVVLREQIEEVIIALEGNSRRKTVDVIARCEGLPVNIKIQPDLYDIVTGQMRTNQIYGFPLIEVFPQLMPPWERKAKRALDVVVSIIVLVGFLPLWLLVALLIKLDSPGPVFYKQSRVGRGGRHFEIYKFRSMIVGAEKLTGPVWAGKNDPRVTRVGRIIRRLRIDEIPQFINVLKNDMSLVGPRPERPYFVEKLKRHVRLYTRRLMVKPGITGWAQIKGTYDESLQDVKRKLEYDFYYVENMSLRMDMKIVLRTIWVMLTGKGQ